The uncultured Methanolobus sp. sequence GTTACAAGACGCTCTTTTTCCAGTGTTTCAGGGTCTGCTTTGAGGGTGGTTAGTATTCTGGATGTGATTTCTTTTTCAAGTGATCTGTTGACCAGTGCCTGCAGTTTTTCAAATTCAGGATTGCCTTTTTCTGTCTGTTTTTCTTTCCATATACTCCAGAATTTCGGGGCACTTCTTGTTGTTGCATATCTGGCTTCGTTCTTGTTTGTGGCAAGCAGCAATTGAGTGTAAGTGAAGAGTTTCGGAATATGGTCATCGTTCTGGTTCCTGATGCATTGTGATACTGCCTGAGCCACGTCTATCTGCGGGGCTTTGCATTCAATTACAGAAAAAGGAATTCCGTTGACAAACAACACGACATCCGGTCGCACAGTCTCAGTACTTCTGGAGCGCTGGACACTGTACTCCACAGTAACATGGAAGCTGTTCCTCTCAGGATTTCTCCAGTCAATGTAATTCAGGTTGAAGCTTTTTGAGTTGCCTTCAATGGTCTGTTCCATTGCAGTTCCAAGGGTCATGAGGTCGTATGCTGATTCGTTGGTCTTTAGTAGTCCGTCGTACCTGATGTTCTTGAGTTTCTCGATGGCAGACTGGATGTTCTCTTCACTGAAGAGGTACTCGTTTCCCCTGTACTGGATGCGGTTTATTTTTTTTAGCTGGCTTCGCAGGATGTTCTCAAGGAGCACATTGGACGTGCGGTTCTGCCTTTCTTTCAGTGCTTCACCGGGTGTCAGATATCCATAACCCAGATTTATGAGGAGCTGTACGGCTGGAATCTGGGAAAGAATCTTTTCGTTTGTCTCGAATGTGTCCATGATGTTTTCTCCTTATAGTTCGTTCTTGTCTCCAAAATATTCTGTCCAGATTTCTAATAGCACGTCACTATATCCCCAGCCGATATCTCGGGCACCCAGCCTGACCTGATACAGTTCATCTCTCAGGCGGGAAATATCATGTCCCTGCTTTTCCAAAATGAGAGCCCATTTTATAGCATTTTCATAGAAATCTTCCATTGAGATGTAGTCTCGTTCTTCAAGATCTCCAATTGTTTCGGTAATTTTCCTTCCTTCCATCACTGTATGCACATAAACATCCGCAAGAACCATTGCATCATCAGTGGCTTTTTCAAGATACCTGAGAATTCTCTTTGCTTCTTTAAAGTCCCAGTATCTCATTGTTCTTAGATTGAAACTCAGTGCACGGGATATTTTCTTCTTGTACTTCTCAACTTCAATATCTCCGGCATCTGCAAGAGATGACCTGACAAAGAGCTTATTATCATCAGATAATTCCATTATGTTCTTCACCAGAGCAACAAGCTCTGTCTTTTCCAGTGAGTTCAGTCTCTTCCTTGCCATTTTCATACCTCTAAATATTGTTGGTTACCTCTTCCTTCATTCGCAGTGTGCATTAAATTCGGCACCCACTGAGTGCCACTTCTCCGGGGCACTTTGGTGTTTCGTGTTTTCCTCGTAGGATTTCACTACATCAGACATAACCCGCCACTCCCCTGTAAGCATCTTCTGCATCAGGCCGCGTTTCTGGGTCTTGTACTTCTCTGCCAGTTGTTTGAGTATGTCTATTTCTTGTTGGGTGACAGATAGAGTTTCTGCAATTCGTTTTTGTTCTTCGAGTGGTGGGAGTGGGATTTTGATGCTTAGAAAATCTGGAATACTAATTTGTTTTCCATCACGGATTCCAATTACTGCAAGATTCAGATATTTTTCAATGAATATGTATGTTTTAAAGAAAATCTGATAAAAATCTGTGTCCATCTTAATTTTAGGACGTAAAACGGTGTATGCAGGGCTTATAATTCCCTGATATTTGGAATACTCAATTCCGCCCTGAAAAGAACGAAGGCTAATGACAAAGTCTCCCGGTTTTATATGTTTGTAGCTAGCAGTTGTTCCATCGGGGGACATAACTCGACCTTTCAGCATGTCTCGTGGAATTACGCCTTGATCTTGAGTTACAGAAAGTAGTTCTTCATTTGGGTGATTTTTTTCTGTAATTAAATCAAACATATTTTTTGGCTTAATGTGCGTCCATTCTGTGCATCGCAGATCAATTAATTTTTGAGTATTTCCTTTAAATTGTTTCTCCTTTGCCTGGATCAGTCTTTCAGTTATCTCGATGGTCTCATCCCATGTAGATAGTAAGTCGGCAATGGCTTTTTGTTCGGGGAGTGGGGGAAGAATAACAGGAAATGCTTTAAGTTGCGTTGAATTTATACTGGCAAGATTTGTACTTTGTTTTGAACAACTAATGAAGTATTTTTTTCCATAAGTGCTTCCTGTTTGTGCTGAAAGAAACTCAGAAATAATGTGTTTATTATTAGGTCTAACTACGAAAATATGGTTTTGATGGACACAGTCTTTAATTTGTTCATACCATACAGCACCTCTACCTAATTTATCAAAATCTCCTCCTTCTGTTAGTAAAACGTCCCCGCTGATAAGTTTATAACGTTTTATTTTTTCGTGTGGAATCCTGATAGTTTTAATCTCATTAAGATCAAAAAATCCCTCCTGCACATTGGCAACACGTAGATATGGGAGTTCTATCGAATTTTCGATATTATTTTGATTTTTTGCGATACCTGTCTGAATGATTGATATATTACTCAAACGTTCTTTTCTCCATCCATCAGGTAATTTCATTCTCCACTCTCCTGTTTCTCTGATAATTTAATTCCAAGGAGCATGACCATTTTCGTAATGTCACGAAAATGGTTTGTGGCTTCAATTGCCGGAGTAATATTGCTGTTATTGTTCATCTGTCACTCCACAATTTCATTAGTGTTTCCTTCCTTTCAAAAGTTTCTTTCCGGCATTAGTCAGTCGATATTTCTGCTTACTACTTTCAGGTTTATCAGGGACAGTCATCTCAATTACACCTGTGGCGATTCCAATCTGCTGGTATTTTTCCCTGAAGTGTTTTTCGTCCTTCAGTCCAAGAGCGGTCATAATATCAATTCGTGACATTTCTCCGGTGATTATCTGAAGCATCCTTAAAACTTCGGGGGTATGCAGTTTCGCTTTTCAATAACGCAAGGTAAATAGCGCCATCCATCGCGTTCTGAACTTGGGGTTACAATTCTTGATCTCAAAACCTCGTACTTTTCTTCTGTTAACTGGAATATAATATCGGAGGGACTGCTTCCTGAACCAGTTGCAATTTGCGACAAGTTTAATTGTCGTGCCAGTGGAACGATAATCTGATTCTCACTCATGATTTCAATTCCGGCTTTCCTGATTCTGTTTGAGAACATTTCATTAACTCTTCCGTTCCTGTTATTCCTCTGACTTTGGATTCTTTGGCAGATTCTTGATCATCCTGTCAAAATCTGATTCAAACATCCGATCCTGCACAATGCGGTATTTCTGGAACTCACTCTCAGCATGTTCTTTAGCGGTATCGGCAGTAATTTTTGCGCTGTCATGAAGAATATCCCGATCATCAAACTCAAGGAACTTATCCAGACGTTTAGCCCAATCTTCCATTGTCATTGGTATTCTTCTTCGTGCCCTTTCCTCCGCCAGATCCAGATAGGCGTTAACGATACGTCCTAATGATTCCAGTTCACCTTTTGCAAGATAATTTTTCGCAACTGAAACATCGCTCTTCAAAATCTTACCATCTGGTGCATTTTCCCAGATACTAAGCCCCATGTTAGTTTTAGTACTGTCTGCCCGCTCTACAATAAGTTCGGCTGCTGTGTGTCCATGAATGGCAAAATGCAACTTGTTCTGTACTCTTGCAAAAAATGCCTTAGTTGTCGGTGCATTCTTATTGTAATCCACACTGGTGGCGTAAATATCTGTGATCTTCTGATAAAACCGTCTCTCACTGAGTCTGATTTCCCGAATTTCCTCAAGAAGATGCTCAAAATAATCCTCGTTAAGGAATGAACCATTTTCCATACGCTTTTTGTCCAGAACATAGCCTCTGATGGCGAAGTCGTGCAAAACTCTGGTAGCCCACTGGCGAAACTGTGTTGCTCGTATTGAATTAACTCTGTACCCCACAGAAATTATGGCATCAAGATTATAGAAATCAATTGATCTTTTGACTTTGCGGCCACCCTCAGTTTGAACTATTAGGAAATTCCTAATAGTTTCATTTTTATTAATTTCAGAATGTGCATAGCAATTTTTTAAATGTTGATTTATTGTCGCGACATGTACTTCAAACAGAGTTGCCATCATTTTCTGGGATAGCCAGATCGTCTCATCTTCGTATCTTACTTCAATGCTCTGTTCGCCAGCCTGTCCGGTAAAGATGAGAAATTCCGCAGTGCTGTTACGGATCAACTTCTTACTACTCTTGCTCATCGCTGAATCTCCCTCAACTTCTCAGCCATCTTCACTCTAACCTCTGCCAGCTCTTTTTCCAGATTATCGATCTCCTGCTGGACAGCATCGATATCGATCTCTTCTTCCTCCTCGAATGTATCAACATAACGGGGGATGTTCAGGTTGAAATCGTTCTCCTTTATCTCGGCAAAGTCAGCCACATGGGCGTATTTATCCACATCCTCTCTGGAATCATACACTTCCATGATTCTTGTCAGGTGCTCATCCGAAAGTGTGTTCTGGTTCTTGCCGGAAACAAACTCCCTGCTGGCATCGATGAAAAGAACATCCTTGCAGTCCTCTCTGGCTCCATCCTTTTCCCGTGAGCGGTCAAATACCAGTATGGCTACGGGAATATTAGTTGTCGGGAACAGGTTTCCCGGCAGGCCGATAACAGCGTCAAGCAGATTCTCCTCGATCATCTTCCTGCGTATCTGACCTTCCTTAGCTCCCCTGAAAAGAACTCCGTGAGGAACAACCACAGCCACACGTCCTTCCTTTTCCAGTGCCACTTCAACCATGTGGCTGATGAATGCCCAGTCTCCCTTGCTTTTAGGGGGAACTCCACGCCAGAATCTGTTATATCGGTCGCTTTCCGCATTCTCCGCACCCCATTTATCCAGTGAGAAAGGTGGATTGGCAACAACACAATTGAACTTCATCAAACGGTCGTCCTCGACCAGAAGCGGGCTGTTCAGCGTGTCACACCACTCGACGCGGGCACTGTCAAAACTATGCAGGAACATATTCATCCGGCATAGTGCCCATGTACTGCCATTCGATTCCTGCCCGAAAAGGGCAAAATCACGACTACCTACCTGTCTGCCAGCCTGTATCAAAAGACCACCTGAACCGCATGCAGGGTCACATATACGATCCCCCGGTTTTGGCTTTGTCAGCATGGCAACAAGTTCCGTAACTTTTGACGGGGTAAAGAACTCTCCAGCCTTTTTGCCGGAATCTGAAGCAAACCTTTCTATCAGGTAAATGTATGTATTTCCGATAACATCTTCTGAAACAAGGCTTGGCTTCATGTTCAACTGTTGTTTGTGGAAATCTTCAAGAAGCTGTTTCAAACGCCTGTTCCTGTCCTTTGTTTTTCCCAGATTCGCTTCACTGTTAAAGTCAATGTTTCGGAAAACTCCCTCAAGTTTGCTCTTGTTCGATTCTTCAATATGGTCAAGGACAATATTGATCAATTCCCCAATGTTCGCTGCAGCTCTGCGTTCATAAAGGCTGTAATAGGTAGCAGGGAATTCATCCAGTAAGGTCTCTTCTCCTTTTTCCTCATCTGTTTCGACTAATCTGACAACCGGAAGAACAAATCTTTCTCGTTCCAGCTTGCGTCTAATCCGGGCATCATCATCTCCGTATTGTTCTTTGTATGACTCATAATGGTCCTGCCATACATCGGATATGTATTTCAGGAACAGCATAACAAGGATATAATCTTTGTATTGTGCAGGGTCAACGACTCCCCTGAACGTGTCGCATGCAGCCCAGGCTGCATTATTGACATCTTTCTGTTCAATCTTTTTCATCATTCTCGTCCTCTTTTGCAAGCTGCATTAATAATGCTGAAATGTACTTATCTCTCTTTTCGGCCAGTGTATTCAATATTGTCTGTTCCCTGGCGGACAATACTGCCAGCTCAACTATGTTTTTCTGGATACTCAAAGAAGGTAGGTGAACAGGCATTTGTTCCAGTTGTTTGCTTCTGATCATGTTAACTGAGGTCCCTGCCTGCACAGAAGTCAGATACCGCTGGGCCTCGGTCTGGCTAATATACCAGTTCAAATATTCTGGCAAAACAGTTTCAGGATTTGTAACTCTTATCCTTATCAAAGGAGCAGCAATAATAGATTTTTCAGGATTTTTCAGGATGACAGCAGAAGTGTTAATTAGTCCTCTTGACCTGAATGCCAGGTCTCCTTTTCGGGCAAAATGTTGTTCTTTTGGAGTCTGCATATCAATTTTCATCAATCCGGTGCAATCTACAGTATTATTATCAAGCAGGTCTTTCATCTGGATGACTGTGACATTCCCATTTTCAGATACTTCAAGTTTCGATCTGAATGAATATCCCATTTGTACTGTTGCGATATCTTTGATTTTTATACCACTCACATATCACAGTAATGTAGTTACTGTATTTATGTATTTTCTCTATTTTTACAGTAATCTAATTACTGTAAAATTAAACAGTAGTAAAAGCATATACTTGCATTATTGAATTGTTATCAGTCTGCAAACGGATCTATCGCGGATTATGAATAACTTGAATGGTCCCGAAGGGTCCGGTGAAGCCGGCGTTTTCCCATACATAAGAATAAATGAAGTAATTCATGTAGTACTATGTGATACTTTCTTCGCAGGTATTCTGTAGATTTCTCGGCACAAATACATTATGTTTGGAATAATCTTCTGTACGGAAGTATTGGAAAATGCCGCCTTCGGCGGATGGTTACTTTGTTTTTAGTTTGCAGGTTGTTTTTGTGGAGGTGAAAAAGAGCAATGTATGTATCACTTATATCACTAAGATTTCTACAGAACCAAAATTTGGCTACTAAAAGAACAAATGCACTAAAACTTAGAAAAAAGCAGTTTTGCGCAGAATTCAGCTGAACCTGCGCAAATGAATTTAAATTTGTATTTCTTGTTTTCAGGATATTTACATATCCATCATACCTGGCATTCCTCCAGGTGGCATGCCTGGAACCATGTCTTCTGCTGAAGGTCCTGCTGGTCCCTGCTTGGATGCAATGATGTCGTCAATCCTGAGAATCATGACTGCGGATTCTGCTGCTGAGTTGATTGCCTGGGTCTTTATCCTGAGTGGCTCTACGACTCCAGCTTCCCACATGTCGATTACCTTTCCTTCGTAGACATTAAGACCTGCTGTCTTTACGCCCTTCTCGTGGTGTGCACGGAGCTCCATGAGCATGTCTATTGGGTCAAGACCTGCATTCTCTGCAAGGGTTCTTGGGACTACTTCAAGAGCCTCTGCGAATGCCTTGACTGCAAGCTGCTCTCTTCCACTGAGTGTTGCTGCGTATTCCTGGAGTCTGAGTGCAACCTCTACTTCAGGTGATCCGCCACCAGCTACGAGCTTCTCGTCTTCGATTGCTACGCCGACTACTCTGAGGGAGTCATTAAGTGCTCTCTCAATATTGTCAATTACGTGCTCTGTTCCGCCACGGAGGAGAATTGAAACTGCCTTTGGATTGTCACAGCCTGTTACGAAGGTCATTGGGTCGCCGCCGATCTTCTTCTCTTCTACAAGGTCTGCCTTACCCATATCAGCATCTGTGATCTCGTCAACATTTGTGATAAGTTTTCCACCAGTTGCTCTTGCAAGTTTCTGCATGTCACTCTTCTTTACACGCCTGATTGCGAAAACACCTGCTTTTGCAAGGTAGTGCTGTGCCATGTCATCGATTCCCTTCTGGCAGAATACGACGTTCGCACCGCTGCCTACTACCTTGTCAACGAGATCCTTGATCATCTTTTCTTCCTGGTCAAGGAAGGACTGGAGCATCTCCGGGGATGTGATTGAGATCTCAGCATCGACTTCTGTGTCTTTGAGTTCGATTGCTGTGTTGATGAGTGCGATCTTTGCGTTTGCTACCTTCTTTGGCATATTGGTGTGTACGCGTTCCTTGTCGATGATCATACCTTCGATAAGCTCGGATTCCTCGATACGTGCACCGACTTTCTTCTCTACCTTAATATTGTCCATGTCGACCTTGTTGTCTTCATCAACAATGCTTGTGATAGCAGCAACTGAGATGTTTGCAAGGACTTCCTTTGTTGCTTCTGCACCCTTACCGGTCATTGCTGTTCCGGAAATGTTCAGGAGTATATCCCTGTTTTCTCTGGTGACTGATTTTGCAAGTGCCTTAATGATCTCGCTAGCTTTTTCTGAAGCCATTCTGTAACCGGATGCGATGATTGTTGGGTGTACGTCCTGCTCGATAAGCTCTTCTGCTTTCTTGAGGAGTTCACCAGCAATTACAGCAGCTGTTGTTGTTCCGTCTCCAACTTCGTCGTCCTGGGTCTTGGAAACTTCAACGATCATCTTTGCTGCCGGGTGCTCGATGTCCATTTCCTTAAGGATGGTTGCACCATCGTTTGTAATTACTACATCTCCGAGGCTGTCTACAAGCATCTTGTCCATACCTTTTGGACCAAGTGTTGTTCTTACAGCTTCAGCGACTGCTTTAGCAGCCATGATGTTGTTGCTCTGTGCTTCTCTGCCTCTGGTTCTCTGGCTTCCTTCTCTTAATATGAAAATTGGCTGTCCTGCCATCTGTCCTGCCATAATTGTCTATCCTCCTATGTTATGAAATTAGAATGACATTTATTCTCAAGTCGTTTTTTAATGTTTGTAGTTCTATATAAGCATATCGGATTGGCTGATTTCTTCACGGAGAATAAATAAGCTACTCACAATTGAAAAAAAGCTGTCTGATTAATGAAAAATAAAGAAAAAAAGATTGGTGAAAGTGAGAATCCTCACCTTACAATTGACTTCGGGGATCTGCTAAGGAATCTTCTCTTAGCACCGGATGAGGTGTATCTCTGTGCTGGTCCCGGATGTGCCTTTCCTTCCCTGCACTTTGGTACCTTGATTGTTCTTCCTTTGCGTCCTTTTACCTTTGACCATTCAATGCTGCCTGTCTTACCCATGATAAAATCCTCTTGAATTATTATTTATAATCATTTGTAAATTAATGTTACTTTTAAGTTCTTTTATGTTTAACCTAGATATATAGTTCTAGTCGTTGAGTTCACTTCTAAACGTAACGCTTATTATTAAAGCTTACGGGAATATCATAGCAAAAATACTTGTAGACAGCAGAGATTATGCATCCATATTGGCAGGAGTTGATGAAAATAATCCCGGCAACTGAGAAACAGCTGGAAGCAGTAAAAGATGAGTTTCATGGAGTGAAAGATTATCCTACTGAAGAGCTCATATCTATTATACAGGAAGTTGGTTTTGAATGTGATTTCTGTGCCCGCTGTTGTACAAGGCAGTTCAATGACCATGTCTTCCTTCTTAATGAAGATGCCATTAGAATGAAACAGATAGATAATGATTGCATGGAACCTGCACCATATTTTGAGTTATGCGATCAGCAAGGCCGTTTCTATGTATCCGGCTATGCACTAAAAGCAAAAGAAGATGGTTCATGTATTTTCCTCAATGAAGATAAGAGATGTAAGATATATGATCAACGCCCCACAATTTGCAGCCTTTATCCCTACATGCTTCATCGCGAGCCGGATGAAGACGGCAATGTAGACTGGAGGCAGATAAGCGGTCTTAACCAGCACGGTTGCTATCATATTGATATTAGTGACGATGAAGCAAGTGAGATTGCAGATCAGATCAAATCATACGAAACCAGTTATCTTTCCCAGCTAATTGAGTTCTTCAAAAAAGCAGAGGAACACTTCAGCAAGAATAAACTGAAACACGTTCAGGGTGTCTACGACAGGGAAATGAGGAAATTCAACAAAGGCGGAGAAATTGCAGTATTTGTCTATTATAATGGTGAATTCGTAGGGCAGAGTTTCAAAAGATAAAATAATGGGGACTAAAATATCATTCCCATGTACCGGTTGCCTTACCTGTCAGCGCAAGTTTTCCCATTACTTTTTTGTAACGCTTGCTAACAGGCGATGTTTTCACATCAACATAAGGAGTTCCAGGAAGTGGAGTCAGATAATGTGAATGCACATTTCCTCCCTTTTTGCAAATCCACTGAATAAGTTCCAGACTCATGTCCTGCTCTTCTTCAGTCTCATCCGGGAAACCAACCATGAAATCTACCATAGGGGTAATTCCATGATCAAAACAAAGTTCCAGACTATGGACAACATCATCGACGGTGTGCCCTCTGAGGATCTCTCTCAGGATTCTGTCACTTCCGGATTGTGCACCAAGACTCACTTTTGAGTTTGTGCAATACTTTGTGATAAGTTCCAGTGACTCATTGGTGACAAATTCCGGTCTGACCTCTGACGGGAATGTCCCAAAGAAAATATCTCTGGCTCCTGTATCCTTCAATGCTGACAGGAGTTTTTCCACCTTATCAAAACGTGGATGAATCCCGTCACTTCCATATGCCATTGAATTTGAAGACGTGAATCTCAGATCACGATAATGTCTTGCATATTTCACAATGTTGTCAATACTTCTATGCCTCATTTTATTTCCAAAAAGCCGGGGAGTCTGACAGTATCTGCACCTGAAAGGACATCCTCTGCTGATTTCAAGAGGTGACATCACTATGTCCGGGTCAAAACATGGATATTTATCAAGGTCAACAGGTTCCCTTTTTTCAGTGATAATGTTTTTTCCTGAATTGTCCCTGTAGGCTATTCCTTTTACAGTGGAAATATCTTTCCCTGATTTAATTGCATCAATAAGTTCAGGTAAAGTCTCCTCGCCTTCGCCGATAACCACATAATCAAAAAAATCAAGAGTTTCATCAGGTGCTCCCGAAGGATGAGGGCCGCCTGCGATAAATATAGATTCGGTGTCTGCTTTTTCAATCTCGTTAAAAATGAAATCCTTTTGTCTGGTGGCAAAGCTGTATATCATTACTCCATCTTGGGGCTTTTTGACCTTCAAAGCCTCCGGCACAAGAGGTGCCAGTGCAGCAAAACTGTACGTATTCTTCTTGTTCCAGCGAAAGCAGACATCCATAAGTAAATCTCAGCTACAACTCAGTTATTCGTTCTTTAGCTCAACAAAAGCATTTGTGCTGTTAACGATAACCCTGTCACCATTCTTCAGCACTTCATATGGGTCTTTTTCAAGCCTGTCAACAAGAGGTACTTCAGATATAATTGCTCCAACAGCTACGATAGGTTCAGATTCAAGGTTAATCATTGCAGCAGGAGCGACACTATTCTTGAAAAGCTGATATATGACATAAGAACCAACAGTGGAGCCTTTTCCATGAGGAAAAACAAGGACCTTTCCGGCAATTGACTGACCGTAAAGTTCGTGCTGAGGTTCAACTACCTCTCCGGTTTCAGGGTCTACATTTCCAAGGAATGAGATCGCATCATTTGTAAGAAGCACTTCTCCTTCTGCAACGCCTCTGGATATTGTCCTGCATTTAATTTTCATCGACAACACCTGCCTCGTTAATGCAGTCCTCAATACTCGCATACTTTGCAGCTACCTTACACATACTTGGAACGTATGCAAGTGCCTTTCCTGAGTTCACGGTTATAGAAGCGTACCTGTTTGTGGCAGGTGAAACCACCATGCAGGTATCACATACGACTTTCGCACCGCTTTTCTCTATTTTCTGTACTAGATCGGGATGCCTTTCAGCAACTTCCCTTGCAGTGCAGACCCACATTTCCTTTTGCAGTTTCTTCCCATCGACAAGTCCTGCTATTTCTTCCAGTTCTTCAACAGAACAGTGTGGGCATCCAACGGTGATAATCTCACTTGACAGTATGTCCTTATTAGTTTCATAGACCTCATCAACCTGTTTTCTTTCAACAGGAATGACTTCATCAGGTCTTGTAAATGTCTTTCTGGAAGCTTCAGGTGTCACACCTTCGATATGATAAAGTGCCACAGCTCCGGATGCTGCAAGCGCTGCACCGAGGGATTTCATCTCGTTCTTTGAAGGCTCGTTCTTCATGTAGAATATTGGAACTCTGCTTCCAATTTCTTTCCCCACAACATATCCGAGTGCTCCAAGGTCAGAGCCTGAAAGTTCGCAATCAACTTCCACGGCGATCACTGGTTCTCTCATTTCATCAAGGTGGTATCCGTAGTTTGCAGTCTTGCCTACAAGTGCGGCGGAGAGTGCTGAAGGACCACCTTCACGGTTTGTCCTTGCGCCGATTACGGAATTAGCATAAGATACAGCGGATGATTCACTCCATGCGATATGGTCGTCAAGTGTGACGTTGAATCCTTCAAGATAATATGGTGTGCATGTGCACTTAGTCTGGATTCCCAGTTTTGCATAGGCTTCAATTATTTCCTGCTGCTTCTTTGCAAAATCAGCTTCAATTCCCATCTCTTCCCATCTGGCAATATCCATGCCGGCAGGGTTGAGTACGGAAGGTATCTTCACTTTTCCTTCAAGGTCTGATATCCACTCCAGCCCGGCATCGCCAATTGTCTTATAAGATACTCCGGCTATCTGTGCGCTCTTTACAGGAATAAGTTTGTCAGCACCGTAAATATCTCCAAGTGCAACCAGTATTTCGATGGCTTTCTGTAGACTCTCTCCGTATTCGCCATTTAGTGTTTTCTCTTCTTCAGGTGTAAGATACATTCTGTTTCACCATGTCGTAATTTTCACTTTTCACTCTGGCATCTTTGCACGTTCGAAGTTCTGTGCTTCTTTCAGTACCTTTGTAGCGTCAATGCCCATTTTAGTCGTGGTTCCGTCAGGTGCTCCCCTAGGATCGAGTGAACTTCCTCTCACATTTGGTATTATCATGACGTCCATGTCA is a genomic window containing:
- a CDS encoding DUF5350 domain-containing protein; the protein is MGKTGSIEWSKVKGRKGRTIKVPKCREGKAHPGPAQRYTSSGAKRRFLSRSPKSIVR
- a CDS encoding type I restriction-modification system subunit M; this encodes MMKKIEQKDVNNAAWAACDTFRGVVDPAQYKDYILVMLFLKYISDVWQDHYESYKEQYGDDDARIRRKLERERFVLPVVRLVETDEEKGEETLLDEFPATYYSLYERRAAANIGELINIVLDHIEESNKSKLEGVFRNIDFNSEANLGKTKDRNRRLKQLLEDFHKQQLNMKPSLVSEDVIGNTYIYLIERFASDSGKKAGEFFTPSKVTELVAMLTKPKPGDRICDPACGSGGLLIQAGRQVGSRDFALFGQESNGSTWALCRMNMFLHSFDSARVEWCDTLNSPLLVEDDRLMKFNCVVANPPFSLDKWGAENAESDRYNRFWRGVPPKSKGDWAFISHMVEVALEKEGRVAVVVPHGVLFRGAKEGQIRRKMIEENLLDAVIGLPGNLFPTTNIPVAILVFDRSREKDGAREDCKDVLFIDASREFVSGKNQNTLSDEHLTRIMEVYDSREDVDKYAHVADFAEIKENDFNLNIPRYVDTFEEEEEIDIDAVQQEIDNLEKELAEVRVKMAEKLREIQR
- a CDS encoding restriction endonuclease subunit S, with product MKLPDGWRKERLSNISIIQTGIAKNQNNIENSIELPYLRVANVQEGFFDLNEIKTIRIPHEKIKRYKLISGDVLLTEGGDFDKLGRGAVWYEQIKDCVHQNHIFVVRPNNKHIISEFLSAQTGSTYGKKYFISCSKQSTNLASINSTQLKAFPVILPPLPEQKAIADLLSTWDETIEITERLIQAKEKQFKGNTQKLIDLRCTEWTHIKPKNMFDLITEKNHPNEELLSVTQDQGVIPRDMLKGRVMSPDGTTASYKHIKPGDFVISLRSFQGGIEYSKYQGIISPAYTVLRPKIKMDTDFYQIFFKTYIFIEKYLNLAVIGIRDGKQISIPDFLSIKIPLPPLEEQKRIAETLSVTQQEIDILKQLAEKYKTQKRGLMQKMLTGEWRVMSDVVKSYEENTKHQSAPEKWHSVGAEFNAHCE
- a CDS encoding TIGR04013 family B12-binding domain/radical SAM domain-containing protein, which translates into the protein MDVCFRWNKKNTYSFAALAPLVPEALKVKKPQDGVMIYSFATRQKDFIFNEIEKADTESIFIAGGPHPSGAPDETLDFFDYVVIGEGEETLPELIDAIKSGKDISTVKGIAYRDNSGKNIITEKREPVDLDKYPCFDPDIVMSPLEISRGCPFRCRYCQTPRLFGNKMRHRSIDNIVKYARHYRDLRFTSSNSMAYGSDGIHPRFDKVEKLLSALKDTGARDIFFGTFPSEVRPEFVTNESLELITKYCTNSKVSLGAQSGSDRILREILRGHTVDDVVHSLELCFDHGITPMVDFMVGFPDETEEEQDMSLELIQWICKKGGNVHSHYLTPLPGTPYVDVKTSPVSKRYKKVMGKLALTGKATGTWE
- a CDS encoding restriction endonuclease subunit S, whose protein sequence is MSGIKIKDIATVQMGYSFRSKLEVSENGNVTVIQMKDLLDNNTVDCTGLMKIDMQTPKEQHFARKGDLAFRSRGLINTSAVILKNPEKSIIAAPLIRIRVTNPETVLPEYLNWYISQTEAQRYLTSVQAGTSVNMIRSKQLEQMPVHLPSLSIQKNIVELAVLSAREQTILNTLAEKRDKYISALLMQLAKEDENDEKD
- a CDS encoding virulence RhuM family protein, which gives rise to MSKSSKKLIRNSTAEFLIFTGQAGEQSIEVRYEDETIWLSQKMMATLFEVHVATINQHLKNCYAHSEINKNETIRNFLIVQTEGGRKVKRSIDFYNLDAIISVGYRVNSIRATQFRQWATRVLHDFAIRGYVLDKKRMENGSFLNEDYFEHLLEEIREIRLSERRFYQKITDIYATSVDYNKNAPTTKAFFARVQNKLHFAIHGHTAAELIVERADSTKTNMGLSIWENAPDGKILKSDVSVAKNYLAKGELESLGRIVNAYLDLAEERARRRIPMTMEDWAKRLDKFLEFDDRDILHDSAKITADTAKEHAESEFQKYRIVQDRMFESDFDRMIKNLPKNPKSEE
- a CDS encoding YkgJ family cysteine cluster protein, translating into MKIIPATEKQLEAVKDEFHGVKDYPTEELISIIQEVGFECDFCARCCTRQFNDHVFLLNEDAIRMKQIDNDCMEPAPYFELCDQQGRFYVSGYALKAKEDGSCIFLNEDKRCKIYDQRPTICSLYPYMLHREPDEDGNVDWRQISGLNQHGCYHIDISDDEASEIADQIKSYETSYLSQLIEFFKKAEEHFSKNKLKHVQGVYDREMRKFNKGGEIAVFVYYNGEFVGQSFKR
- the thsA gene encoding thermosome subunit alpha, whose translation is MAGQMAGQPIFILREGSQRTRGREAQSNNIMAAKAVAEAVRTTLGPKGMDKMLVDSLGDVVITNDGATILKEMDIEHPAAKMIVEVSKTQDDEVGDGTTTAAVIAGELLKKAEELIEQDVHPTIIASGYRMASEKASEIIKALAKSVTRENRDILLNISGTAMTGKGAEATKEVLANISVAAITSIVDEDNKVDMDNIKVEKKVGARIEESELIEGMIIDKERVHTNMPKKVANAKIALINTAIELKDTEVDAEISITSPEMLQSFLDQEEKMIKDLVDKVVGSGANVVFCQKGIDDMAQHYLAKAGVFAIRRVKKSDMQKLARATGGKLITNVDEITDADMGKADLVEEKKIGGDPMTFVTGCDNPKAVSILLRGGTEHVIDNIERALNDSLRVVGVAIEDEKLVAGGGSPEVEVALRLQEYAATLSGREQLAVKAFAEALEVVPRTLAENAGLDPIDMLMELRAHHEKGVKTAGLNVYEGKVIDMWEAGVVEPLRIKTQAINSAAESAVMILRIDDIIASKQGPAGPSAEDMVPGMPPGGMPGMMDM